A window of the Rhodothermales bacterium genome harbors these coding sequences:
- the sprA gene encoding cell surface protein SprA, which yields MHPLKVLAVLFGCATGLLAVFVSAAATYSDTLSALRIDRPYAAADTDSVAVDTTSLDSLDADTTRLAKKYLPRFSDPHRYAALFPRERRPLTTKLGAAWRHEIELDSTEMRYIVRERVGEEDVRIPVELTIEQYRARRLESSTTTTFRRLAEQNAQRRRQEQGRGGFGFNFNVPGGRESAFSTIFGTTDIDLRVNGQANINAGFNIRKSDQQTAITGRETQVDPEFRQDLRLGIVGSIGDKMRIDVNWDTERDFDYQNQLKLQYQGYDDDIIKNIEAGNVFLQTPSSLIRGGQSLFGIKSEFQLGGIQFQTVVSQQEGQSSSLSIDGGSESVTFDLRPTDYDERTHFFLSYYFRNRWEPALAEPPLITVADGFERITDIELWKLQPASPENLELRKVISVVDLGEEPATREEAGAYTRTVLPNTEIDAYEETTLTPELIEQLGLEASDYQTGDFFKKLEPGRDYTFDDALGYVTLTSRLQESEALAIAFRYQANGRVFQVGEFAVDKPDSDERLVLKLLRGTNLRQPNPTEGFDPSAWYLEMRNIYRLQGRGINPNEFELQVFYDAPGQPSSKTLPSVGGTRTLLQILGLDRLNTDESSQPDDRFDYLVNYTIDPGAGLLIFPYLEPFGQRVDEVIDQTISDETARTEAKNKFVFSSLYSQKKENARRDTQLDVYAVSGSYKGAVQDFYDLRAFSGLIEGSVRVTAGGTPLAEGTDYVVDYQGGTVSITNPAFLTAGRNIEIEYEQNSFFNIQKKTLLGARAFYEFEDKLNVGTTIMRLSQKSPVDKFRLGEEPISNTIWGLDGNLNLEPRWMTRALDWLPFIQTREASQLNVTGEFAQLRPGSAQTSAFRRSRSQLREEGRDFQGDELSGISYIDDFEGFETTFSLKQAGPWRLSAPPDSIRPAAEPIPGLPRTQQDSLRTNWRGTLAWYQLNINTRNQLGSISSNPDTDPAVGIVQINDVFPERDTRGEVDRTQSTLDLYFDPRERGPYNFNRDLNTFFQQPQDAWGGMTQRLPEGFNDFNLKNIEFVEFIVRVFPEGQNDTGVDAKLFVDLGSISEDVLPNGALNNEDGLSTATLGSSPDQWGRLPSVTPDNIINVQNNRTEDLGLDGLASYDPASYDPLATEQVVFANYLASLDRSNPDPEYQAMLARIDADPAGDDYHYFDNGLFFGNPAFFPETPSIQQRFSRYFPAGELNAFEAQNKLANNTDSKRGNARVPDSEDLNLNSTVDVSNDYFQYEVPLSRAELDRLGQPTELNDFVVGAVTDAGGNSTGWYQIRIPVQAPTRKVGNIQDFTLIESIRLWTTGHAAPVTIRLATIDLVGSQWRKSENVDEQPELEGVTPPSDNTRLTISSINNEEDADTYKTPNGTVISQNRLATGNTQLSREQALVLRAENLLPGAQRAIFKTYPTPLDLLKYSNLRMFTHMHGELAGGIDLTTLPKDEARDKVRLFVRLGANETNDYYEYEQPLTPSELTSGNADDLWQSNQLFGDEFLDLNGVNIVLGALNQLKVARDDYLSTEGVPFPTDSVFWNVQDGIQLIPGLENFAPPGTRLGIRGTPSLGKVNTVVIGVRNPEAPVGEVGDVLDDVTVWVNELRATGYDETNGWAALANLDMKLADVGRFKANFRRQTDGFGSLESTLGEREQDDVDNWSVAGDFNLDKLMPERFGLTIPISAQVQSNTSTPRFAPSRGDVRLTEIIGQIEGRDDLTPEERTLRIRETREAAQQFSYTRSLSARIQKQNSQNPVMRVLVDGISFNYSYSDTDARSPSQSLRDSWRWTSNLAYRLTVRQPKTVRPFWFLDPIPVVGLLGDLRFNYLPNSLNTSATATRNFSETQDRSDFGLSALEEIARDPVREQHQFSYRQNFSLQYNPFSFLNLSFDTDTNQSLNVLGVDTLFSVIDLDRDTVYNNLRIADAVSNPALGIEAADVGVTAFEVPELDIVSARSAFAGLLQKDDGLRPEQHNQRFNATFQPNFSKTKALSWINIQPLTYQVTYGWQNAAAGRNTGASVRSQVSIRSGLTLRPVELWRLIPGYTTLEDQQRQAETDAQQKRRDRDAARAKRKEDRATRREELRLQREEEKRLEDEEKARRNALEEQGIDPDAVPADTSMAAPVDTSVVVPADTSATDVPLPEPDPETIEPPEDEDIPLARPGQPAPADTTDEVMAGMAADSVAVDSVAVDSVAVDSVAVDTTTAGKRFKLRLPSPLPLLRKSVLAVTGIRDLSITFTSANSASSSNVGVPLRNSSGEITDVGVNYSLFDALLRGRGPSMRYRFGLDQRIPLDSRIVESNLQVTDVLSTNNRLQGQTTLNPSTAMTINLTWSVDWGTNENFTFRPLSIDQIEETVTERGTNKSSVWSFGANYLDFFSSQLNTFIADADRATEPGIVGDENGDGRVLLTNETMVSDFLGAYLRGGGTVDRLNLLPFPMPGWRINYTGLSNWPLFQFFAQSATLRHGYSADYGTDYRSNVFAAEGDSASFALAGRQIRFPIPNVEAGAVRINERYQPLVGLDLAFKNQMQANIAWNASNTYSLSTTSFLVNESKTNEITLTASYQKRGLKLPFFKKKLDNRMSISLTLARAVIDDQRLALREALVSAIESYDNGEAFDLGQALEGDFKVPITGSTRITIAPTISYQFSTRVSGDFRLRFEKFDSVDSRIPSSTTTQGTFNIRVSIQN from the coding sequence ATGCATCCTCTGAAGGTGCTTGCCGTGTTGTTCGGCTGCGCCACGGGGTTGCTGGCTGTGTTCGTCAGCGCCGCGGCCACGTATAGCGACACCCTGAGTGCGCTACGCATCGACCGTCCCTACGCGGCCGCCGACACCGATAGCGTGGCCGTGGATACCACGTCGCTCGATTCGCTCGACGCCGATACCACCCGCCTGGCCAAAAAATACCTCCCCCGCTTCTCCGATCCGCACCGGTACGCCGCCCTGTTTCCCCGGGAACGACGCCCCCTCACGACGAAACTCGGCGCCGCCTGGCGCCACGAAATCGAGCTCGATTCCACCGAAATGCGCTACATCGTGCGCGAACGGGTGGGGGAAGAAGATGTGCGCATCCCGGTCGAACTCACCATCGAACAATACCGCGCCCGCCGGCTCGAATCCAGCACTACCACCACCTTCCGCCGCCTGGCTGAACAAAACGCCCAGCGCCGCCGCCAGGAACAGGGCCGCGGTGGGTTCGGCTTCAACTTCAACGTCCCCGGTGGGCGCGAAAGCGCGTTCTCGACCATCTTCGGCACCACCGACATCGACCTCCGCGTCAACGGCCAGGCCAACATCAACGCCGGCTTCAATATCCGCAAGAGCGACCAGCAGACGGCCATCACCGGCCGCGAAACCCAGGTCGACCCCGAATTCCGGCAGGACCTCCGCCTCGGCATCGTCGGTTCCATCGGCGACAAAATGCGGATCGACGTCAACTGGGATACCGAGCGCGACTTCGACTACCAGAACCAGCTCAAACTCCAGTACCAGGGCTACGACGACGACATCATCAAAAACATCGAGGCCGGCAACGTATTCCTCCAGACGCCTTCCTCCCTCATCCGTGGCGGCCAGAGCCTCTTTGGCATCAAGAGCGAGTTTCAGCTCGGCGGCATCCAGTTCCAGACCGTCGTCAGCCAGCAAGAGGGCCAGTCGAGCAGCCTCAGCATCGACGGCGGCTCGGAGAGCGTGACGTTTGATCTCCGCCCGACGGATTACGACGAAAGAACCCACTTTTTCCTCTCGTATTACTTCCGCAACCGCTGGGAGCCGGCGCTCGCCGAACCGCCCCTCATCACCGTCGCCGACGGCTTCGAACGCATCACCGACATCGAGCTCTGGAAACTCCAGCCGGCCAGCCCGGAAAACCTGGAGTTGCGTAAGGTCATCTCCGTCGTCGACCTCGGCGAGGAGCCGGCCACGCGTGAGGAAGCCGGCGCCTACACCCGAACCGTCCTCCCCAATACCGAGATCGACGCCTACGAAGAGACGACGCTTACCCCTGAACTCATCGAACAACTCGGCCTCGAAGCGTCCGACTACCAGACCGGCGACTTCTTCAAAAAGCTCGAACCCGGACGGGATTATACCTTCGACGACGCCCTCGGCTACGTCACCCTCACCTCGCGCCTTCAGGAAAGCGAGGCCCTCGCCATCGCCTTTCGCTACCAGGCCAACGGCCGCGTCTTCCAGGTCGGCGAATTCGCCGTCGATAAGCCCGACAGCGACGAGCGCCTCGTGCTCAAACTCTTGCGCGGGACCAACCTGCGCCAGCCCAACCCGACCGAAGGCTTCGATCCCTCCGCCTGGTACCTGGAGATGCGCAACATCTACCGCCTCCAGGGCCGCGGCATCAACCCAAACGAGTTCGAACTCCAGGTCTTCTACGACGCCCCGGGCCAGCCCTCCTCCAAAACGCTCCCCAGCGTCGGCGGCACCCGCACGCTCCTTCAGATCCTCGGCCTGGACCGGCTGAATACCGACGAGTCGTCGCAGCCGGACGACCGGTTCGACTACCTCGTCAACTACACGATCGACCCCGGCGCCGGCCTCCTCATCTTCCCCTACCTCGAACCCTTCGGCCAGCGCGTCGATGAGGTGATCGACCAGACGATCAGCGATGAGACCGCCCGCACAGAAGCCAAAAATAAGTTCGTATTCTCCAGCCTATATAGCCAGAAAAAGGAAAACGCGCGGCGCGACACCCAGCTCGACGTCTACGCCGTCAGTGGTTCGTACAAAGGTGCGGTACAGGACTTCTATGACCTGCGGGCGTTCTCCGGCCTCATCGAGGGCTCCGTCCGCGTCACCGCCGGCGGGACGCCGCTCGCCGAAGGGACCGACTACGTGGTCGACTACCAGGGCGGCACGGTCAGCATCACCAACCCGGCCTTCCTCACCGCCGGCCGCAATATCGAGATCGAATACGAGCAGAACTCCTTCTTCAACATCCAGAAGAAAACCCTTCTCGGCGCACGCGCCTTTTACGAATTCGAAGATAAGCTCAACGTTGGCACGACGATCATGCGGCTCAGTCAGAAGTCGCCCGTGGATAAATTCCGCCTTGGCGAGGAGCCTATTTCGAACACGATCTGGGGCCTCGACGGCAACCTGAATCTCGAACCGCGCTGGATGACGCGCGCGCTTGACTGGTTGCCGTTCATTCAGACCCGCGAAGCGAGCCAGCTCAACGTCACGGGCGAGTTCGCCCAGCTCCGCCCCGGCAGCGCGCAGACCAGCGCCTTCCGCCGGAGCCGGAGCCAGCTTCGGGAAGAGGGTCGCGACTTCCAGGGCGACGAACTCTCCGGTATCTCGTACATCGACGACTTCGAGGGTTTCGAGACGACGTTCTCCCTCAAACAGGCCGGCCCCTGGCGCCTCAGCGCCCCGCCCGACTCCATCCGACCCGCCGCCGAGCCCATCCCGGGGCTGCCACGTACCCAGCAGGACTCCCTTCGAACCAACTGGCGCGGCACGCTCGCCTGGTACCAGCTCAACATCAACACACGCAACCAGCTCGGCAGCATTTCGAGCAACCCCGACACCGACCCGGCTGTCGGTATCGTGCAGATCAACGACGTCTTCCCCGAACGCGACACCCGAGGCGAAGTCGACCGCACCCAGTCCACCCTGGACCTCTATTTCGACCCCCGCGAGCGAGGCCCGTACAACTTCAATCGCGATCTCAACACCTTCTTCCAGCAACCCCAGGATGCCTGGGGCGGCATGACCCAGCGCTTGCCCGAAGGGTTCAACGACTTCAACCTGAAGAACATCGAGTTCGTCGAGTTTATCGTCCGCGTCTTCCCCGAAGGCCAGAACGACACCGGCGTAGACGCCAAGCTATTCGTCGATCTCGGTTCGATTTCTGAAGATGTGCTTCCCAACGGCGCGCTGAACAACGAAGACGGCCTCTCCACGGCCACCCTCGGGTCCTCGCCCGACCAGTGGGGCCGGCTCCCGTCCGTCACGCCGGATAACATCATCAACGTCCAGAATAACCGCACCGAGGACCTCGGCCTGGACGGCCTCGCCTCCTACGACCCCGCGTCTTACGACCCCCTCGCCACCGAACAGGTCGTCTTCGCCAACTACCTCGCCTCGCTTGATCGCAGCAATCCAGATCCCGAGTACCAGGCGATGCTCGCCCGGATCGACGCGGATCCCGCCGGCGACGACTATCACTATTTCGACAACGGTCTATTCTTCGGCAACCCGGCGTTTTTCCCCGAAACACCCTCCATTCAGCAGCGCTTCTCCCGCTACTTCCCCGCCGGCGAGTTAAATGCTTTCGAGGCCCAGAATAAACTGGCCAACAACACCGACTCCAAACGCGGCAACGCCCGCGTGCCCGACTCCGAGGACCTGAACCTCAACTCGACCGTCGACGTCTCGAACGACTATTTCCAGTACGAAGTCCCCCTCAGCCGCGCCGAGCTCGACCGCCTGGGGCAACCTACCGAGCTGAACGACTTCGTCGTTGGCGCCGTCACCGACGCCGGCGGCAACTCCACGGGTTGGTACCAGATCCGCATCCCCGTCCAGGCGCCGACGCGTAAGGTGGGCAACATCCAGGATTTCACCCTCATCGAGTCCATCCGCCTCTGGACGACCGGCCACGCGGCGCCGGTCACCATACGGCTCGCCACGATCGACCTCGTCGGTAGCCAGTGGCGGAAATCGGAGAACGTGGACGAACAGCCGGAGCTCGAGGGCGTCACGCCGCCGTCCGACAACACCCGCCTGACCATCTCCAGCATCAACAACGAAGAAGACGCCGACACCTACAAGACACCGAACGGCACCGTCATCAGCCAGAACCGTCTCGCGACAGGCAACACGCAGCTCTCCCGGGAACAGGCCCTCGTCCTGCGCGCGGAAAACCTGCTGCCCGGCGCCCAGCGGGCGATCTTCAAAACCTATCCGACGCCGCTCGACCTGCTCAAATACTCCAATCTGCGCATGTTCACGCACATGCACGGCGAATTGGCCGGCGGCATCGATCTGACGACGCTTCCTAAAGATGAAGCCCGCGACAAGGTGCGCCTCTTCGTGCGCCTCGGCGCCAACGAGACCAACGACTACTACGAATACGAGCAGCCGCTCACCCCGAGCGAGCTCACTTCGGGCAATGCGGACGACCTCTGGCAATCCAACCAGCTCTTCGGCGACGAATTTCTGGACCTCAACGGGGTGAACATCGTCCTCGGAGCCCTCAACCAGCTCAAGGTCGCGCGCGACGATTATCTGAGTACGGAAGGCGTGCCTTTCCCCACCGACAGCGTGTTCTGGAACGTCCAGGATGGCATTCAGCTCATCCCGGGGCTCGAGAACTTCGCACCACCCGGCACCCGCCTCGGCATCCGCGGCACACCTTCGCTGGGGAAGGTCAATACGGTGGTGATCGGGGTGCGCAACCCCGAGGCGCCTGTCGGCGAGGTTGGCGACGTGCTGGATGACGTAACCGTCTGGGTCAACGAACTCCGCGCCACCGGGTACGACGAAACCAACGGCTGGGCGGCCCTTGCCAATCTGGACATGAAGCTGGCCGATGTCGGGCGGTTCAAAGCCAACTTCCGCCGGCAAACCGATGGCTTTGGTTCACTCGAAAGCACGCTCGGGGAGCGCGAGCAGGACGATGTGGACAACTGGAGCGTCGCCGGCGACTTCAACCTCGACAAGCTCATGCCCGAGCGCTTCGGCCTCACGATCCCGATCTCCGCCCAGGTTCAGTCCAACACCTCCACCCCCCGCTTCGCCCCGAGCCGCGGCGACGTCCGGCTCACGGAAATTATCGGGCAGATCGAAGGACGCGACGACCTCACACCCGAGGAACGCACGCTCCGTATCCGCGAAACGCGCGAAGCCGCCCAGCAATTTTCGTACACCCGATCGCTGTCCGCGCGCATCCAGAAGCAGAACTCGCAGAACCCGGTGATGCGCGTCCTCGTGGACGGCATCTCCTTTAACTACTCCTATTCGGATACCGACGCGCGGAGTCCCTCGCAGTCGCTCCGCGACTCGTGGCGATGGACGAGCAACCTGGCTTATAGGCTCACCGTCCGCCAGCCCAAAACCGTGCGCCCGTTCTGGTTCCTGGACCCGATTCCGGTGGTGGGGCTGCTCGGCGATCTTCGATTCAACTACCTGCCGAACTCGCTGAATACCTCGGCCACGGCCACGCGAAACTTCTCGGAGACGCAGGACCGTTCCGACTTCGGTCTGTCCGCGCTCGAAGAGATCGCCCGCGATCCCGTCCGCGAGCAGCACCAGTTCTCTTACCGTCAGAACTTCAGCCTCCAGTACAACCCGTTCAGCTTCCTGAACCTCAGCTTCGACACGGACACCAACCAGAGCCTGAACGTACTCGGCGTGGACACGTTATTCAGCGTAATCGATCTCGACCGCGATACCGTGTACAACAATCTCCGTATCGCCGATGCCGTGTCGAACCCGGCACTCGGAATCGAGGCGGCCGATGTGGGAGTGACGGCGTTTGAAGTGCCTGAGTTGGATATCGTATCCGCTCGGAGCGCGTTCGCCGGCCTGCTTCAGAAGGACGACGGGTTGCGCCCAGAACAGCACAACCAGCGATTCAACGCCACCTTTCAGCCCAATTTTTCGAAAACGAAAGCGCTCAGCTGGATCAACATCCAGCCGCTCACTTACCAGGTGACCTATGGCTGGCAAAATGCCGCCGCCGGCCGTAATACGGGAGCAAGCGTTCGTAGCCAGGTGAGCATTCGGAGCGGCCTCACCCTGCGGCCCGTCGAGTTATGGCGCCTCATTCCTGGCTATACCACGCTCGAGGATCAACAGCGCCAGGCTGAGACGGATGCCCAGCAGAAACGACGCGATCGGGACGCTGCACGGGCGAAACGGAAGGAAGACCGCGCCACACGTCGGGAGGAGCTGAGGCTCCAGCGCGAAGAAGAAAAACGCCTCGAGGACGAAGAAAAAGCACGCCGCAACGCGCTGGAAGAGCAGGGCATCGATCCGGATGCCGTGCCCGCCGACACGAGCATGGCGGCCCCGGTCGACACTAGCGTAGTGGTTCCGGCGGACACCAGTGCGACCGACGTTCCACTGCCGGAGCCAGACCCGGAGACGATCGAACCACCGGAGGACGAGGACATCCCGCTGGCGCGTCCTGGCCAACCCGCGCCTGCCGACACGACCGACGAAGTTATGGCCGGCATGGCCGCCGACAGTGTGGCCGTCGACAGTGTGGCCGTCGACAGTGTGGCCGTCGACAGTGTGGCCGTCGACACGACAACCGCCGGGAAACGATTCAAGCTGCGGCTGCCGAGCCCGCTGCCGCTCCTGCGGAAGAGCGTCTTGGCCGTCACCGGGATCCGAGATCTGAGCATCACCTTCACCTCGGCGAACAGTGCCAGCTCGAGCAACGTCGGCGTGCCGTTGCGCAACTCGAGCGGCGAGATCACGGACGTCGGCGTAAACTATAGCCTCTTCGACGCCCTGCTACGCGGCCGAGGGCCATCCATGCGCTACCGCTTTGGCCTCGACCAACGGATCCCGCTCGACAGCCGCATCGTGGAGAGTAACCTGCAGGTGACGGATGTCCTGTCGACGAACAACCGGCTCCAGGGACAGACCACGCTCAACCCGAGCACGGCCATGACGATCAACCTCACCTGGAGTGTCGACTGGGGGACAAATGAGAACTTCACCTTCCGCCCGCTCAGCATCGATCAGATCGAAGAAACCGTCACCGAGCGCGGGACCAACAAGTCGTCCGTCTGGTCGTTCGGCGCCAACTACCTCGACTTTTTCTCCAGCCAGCTGAACACCTTCATCGCCGATGCGGACCGCGCGACGGAGCCCGGCATCGTAGGCGATGAAAACGGCGACGGGCGCGTGCTGCTGACGAACGAAACCATGGTATCCGACTTCCTCGGCGCGTATCTGCGCGGCGGTGGAACGGTCGACCGTCTCAACCTGCTCCCGTTCCCGATGCCCGGCTGGCGCATCAACTACACGGGCCTCTCCAACTGGCCGCTTTTTCAGTTCTTCGCCCAGAGCGCCACCCTGCGCCACGGCTATAGCGCGGATTACGGGACCGACTACCGCTCGAACGTCTTCGCGGCGGAGGGCGACTCCGCCTCGTTTGCACTCGCCGGCCGGCAGATCCGCTTCCCGATCCCAAACGTGGAAGCCGGCGCCGTCCGCATCAACGAGCGGTACCAGCCGCTCGTCGGGCTCGACCTTGCGTTCAAGAACCAGATGCAGGCCAACATTGCCTGGAACGCCAGCAACACCTACTCGCTCAGCACAACCAGCTTCCTCGTCAACGAAAGCAAAACAAACGAGATCACCCTCACGGCCAGCTACCAGAAGCGCGGCCTCAAACTCCCGTTCTTCAAGAAGAAGCTCGACAACCGCATGAGCATCAGTCTCACGCTTGCCCGCGCCGTCATCGACGATCAGCGGCTCGCACTACGTGAGGCGCTGGTGAGCGCCATCGAATCGTACGACAATGGCGAGGCGTTCGATCTCGGCCAGGCCCTCGAAGGCGATTTCAAGGTGCCGATCACGGGATCGACCCGAATCACTATCGCACCGACGATCTCCTACCAGTTCAGCACCCGCGTGTCCGGCGACTTCCGCCTACGTTTCGAGAAATTCGACAGCGTCGACAGCCGGATTCCATCCTCCACGACCACCCAGGGGACGTTTAATATCCGGGTGAGTATTCAGAATTGA